From Corvus moneduloides isolate bCorMon1 chromosome 2, bCorMon1.pri, whole genome shotgun sequence, one genomic window encodes:
- the VGLL3 gene encoding transcription cofactor vestigial-like protein 3 isoform X1 has protein sequence MSCSDVAMQQPAPAACGAPRYLAAPAAGCAQKKLAVYNKMQESLEVTLPSKQEEDEKDQPAEMEYLNSRCVLFTYFQGDIGSVVDEHFSRALSQASSFNSETALSKSKAGLNPLWRESSTISSQRSGFPTSFWTSSYQPPPPPCLSGVHPDFPVTAPGTFPTPDPSSWPGHGLHQTAPPPPPAASESWHYPLASQVSPSYAHMHDVYMHRHHPHPHMHHHHPGSHRDPRYGSLLVPSVRAARIPAPQCDVTKSDPAAVTSATSAWAGAFHGTVDIVPSFGFDTGLQHQDKSKETAWF, from the exons atGAGCTGCTCGGACGTGGCCATGCAGCAGCCCGCCCCGGCGGCGTGCGGGGCGCCCCGCTATCTGGCCGCGCCCGCGGCGGGCTGCGCGCAG AAGAAGTTAGCTGTGTACAACAAGATGCAGGAGTCTCTGGAAGTGACCCTTCCCAGCAAGCAAGAGGAGGATGAGAAAGACCAGCCTGCGGAGATGGAGTACCTGAACTCTCGCTGCGTCCTGTTCACTTACTTCCAGGGAGACATTGGTTCAGTGGTGGATGAACACTTCTCAAGAGCTTTGAGCCAAGCCAGTAGCTTCAATTCAGAGACTGCCCTTTCCAAGAGCAAGGCAGGGCTGAATCCTCTGTGGAGAG AAAGCTCAACGATTTCAAGCCAGAGGAGCGGTTTCCCAACCTCGTTCTGGACCAGCTCTTAccagcctcctcctccaccctgcTTAAGTGGAGTACACCCCGATTTCCCCGTGACTGCACCAGGCACCTTCCCGACACCAGACCCCAGCAGCTGGCCAGGACACGGCCTTCACCAGACTGccccacctcctccccctgctGCCTCTGAGTCCTGGCATTACCCTTTAGCATCTCAGGTGAGCCCTTCGTATGCACACATGCACGATGTGTACATGCACCGCCATCACCCTCATCCCCACATGCACCACCACCATCCCGGCTCGCACCGTGACCCCCGCTACGGCTCCCTGCTGGTGCCGTCGGTGCGCGCCGCCAGGATTCCTGCTCCTCAGTGTGACGTGACAAAGTCAGACCCCGCTGCTGTCACCAGCGCTACCTCAGCTTGGGCTGGAGCCTTTCACGGAACCGTGGACATTGTGCCAAGTTTCGGCTTTGATACAG GTCTACAGCATCAGGACAAGAGCAAGGAAACTGCTTGGTTCTGA
- the VGLL3 gene encoding transcription cofactor vestigial-like protein 3 isoform X2, giving the protein MSCSDVAMQQPAPAACGAPRYLAAPAAGCAQKLAVYNKMQESLEVTLPSKQEEDEKDQPAEMEYLNSRCVLFTYFQGDIGSVVDEHFSRALSQASSFNSETALSKSKAGLNPLWRESSTISSQRSGFPTSFWTSSYQPPPPPCLSGVHPDFPVTAPGTFPTPDPSSWPGHGLHQTAPPPPPAASESWHYPLASQVSPSYAHMHDVYMHRHHPHPHMHHHHPGSHRDPRYGSLLVPSVRAARIPAPQCDVTKSDPAAVTSATSAWAGAFHGTVDIVPSFGFDTGLQHQDKSKETAWF; this is encoded by the exons atGAGCTGCTCGGACGTGGCCATGCAGCAGCCCGCCCCGGCGGCGTGCGGGGCGCCCCGCTATCTGGCCGCGCCCGCGGCGGGCTGCGCGCAG AAGTTAGCTGTGTACAACAAGATGCAGGAGTCTCTGGAAGTGACCCTTCCCAGCAAGCAAGAGGAGGATGAGAAAGACCAGCCTGCGGAGATGGAGTACCTGAACTCTCGCTGCGTCCTGTTCACTTACTTCCAGGGAGACATTGGTTCAGTGGTGGATGAACACTTCTCAAGAGCTTTGAGCCAAGCCAGTAGCTTCAATTCAGAGACTGCCCTTTCCAAGAGCAAGGCAGGGCTGAATCCTCTGTGGAGAG AAAGCTCAACGATTTCAAGCCAGAGGAGCGGTTTCCCAACCTCGTTCTGGACCAGCTCTTAccagcctcctcctccaccctgcTTAAGTGGAGTACACCCCGATTTCCCCGTGACTGCACCAGGCACCTTCCCGACACCAGACCCCAGCAGCTGGCCAGGACACGGCCTTCACCAGACTGccccacctcctccccctgctGCCTCTGAGTCCTGGCATTACCCTTTAGCATCTCAGGTGAGCCCTTCGTATGCACACATGCACGATGTGTACATGCACCGCCATCACCCTCATCCCCACATGCACCACCACCATCCCGGCTCGCACCGTGACCCCCGCTACGGCTCCCTGCTGGTGCCGTCGGTGCGCGCCGCCAGGATTCCTGCTCCTCAGTGTGACGTGACAAAGTCAGACCCCGCTGCTGTCACCAGCGCTACCTCAGCTTGGGCTGGAGCCTTTCACGGAACCGTGGACATTGTGCCAAGTTTCGGCTTTGATACAG GTCTACAGCATCAGGACAAGAGCAAGGAAACTGCTTGGTTCTGA
- the VGLL3 gene encoding transcription cofactor vestigial-like protein 3 isoform X3: MRGAGEAAPEQRSLKKLAVYNKMQESLEVTLPSKQEEDEKDQPAEMEYLNSRCVLFTYFQGDIGSVVDEHFSRALSQASSFNSETALSKSKAGLNPLWRESSTISSQRSGFPTSFWTSSYQPPPPPCLSGVHPDFPVTAPGTFPTPDPSSWPGHGLHQTAPPPPPAASESWHYPLASQVSPSYAHMHDVYMHRHHPHPHMHHHHPGSHRDPRYGSLLVPSVRAARIPAPQCDVTKSDPAAVTSATSAWAGAFHGTVDIVPSFGFDTGLQHQDKSKETAWF; encoded by the exons ATGCGGGGAGctggtgaggctgccccagagcaaCGGAGCCTG AAGAAGTTAGCTGTGTACAACAAGATGCAGGAGTCTCTGGAAGTGACCCTTCCCAGCAAGCAAGAGGAGGATGAGAAAGACCAGCCTGCGGAGATGGAGTACCTGAACTCTCGCTGCGTCCTGTTCACTTACTTCCAGGGAGACATTGGTTCAGTGGTGGATGAACACTTCTCAAGAGCTTTGAGCCAAGCCAGTAGCTTCAATTCAGAGACTGCCCTTTCCAAGAGCAAGGCAGGGCTGAATCCTCTGTGGAGAG AAAGCTCAACGATTTCAAGCCAGAGGAGCGGTTTCCCAACCTCGTTCTGGACCAGCTCTTAccagcctcctcctccaccctgcTTAAGTGGAGTACACCCCGATTTCCCCGTGACTGCACCAGGCACCTTCCCGACACCAGACCCCAGCAGCTGGCCAGGACACGGCCTTCACCAGACTGccccacctcctccccctgctGCCTCTGAGTCCTGGCATTACCCTTTAGCATCTCAGGTGAGCCCTTCGTATGCACACATGCACGATGTGTACATGCACCGCCATCACCCTCATCCCCACATGCACCACCACCATCCCGGCTCGCACCGTGACCCCCGCTACGGCTCCCTGCTGGTGCCGTCGGTGCGCGCCGCCAGGATTCCTGCTCCTCAGTGTGACGTGACAAAGTCAGACCCCGCTGCTGTCACCAGCGCTACCTCAGCTTGGGCTGGAGCCTTTCACGGAACCGTGGACATTGTGCCAAGTTTCGGCTTTGATACAG GTCTACAGCATCAGGACAAGAGCAAGGAAACTGCTTGGTTCTGA